Part of the Nostoc sp. ATCC 53789 genome, TACCGACAATGGCTTTGTTGAAATCTTCATCTTTAAAACCAACTGCACGCAGCATAGCTCGATTTGGCGATCGCTGTACTCCTTGCGTTACTACTTGGCTTCTCAAATTCTCCGACATAGTTACATCATCCTCTGACTTGCATATATGAGTATGATATGTAGCAGCTTTTGATATGTCCAATATATATTTATGAATATTTGAGACTTATAAAATATCAAACTTATGGAACTGCGACACCTGCGCTACTTCATTGCTGTAGCTGAAGAACTGCACTTTAGTAGAGCCGCAGAGCGACTTCACATTGCTCAACCGCCCTTAAGCCAGCAAATTCAGCAGCTAGAAACAGAACTAGGGGTAGAACTTTTTCAACGCAAAACTAAACGACAGGTGCAGCTAACGGAAGCCGGACAAGTATTTTTGCAAGAAGCTTATCAATTGTTCGCTCAACTGTCCAAGGCAATTGATCTGACTCAACGGACAGGTAGGGGTGAGAAAGGACAACTACGAGTAGGTTTCACCAGCTTGGTAACTTACGATTTGCTGCCTGTGATTTTGCGGCGGTTTCGAGAACAGTTTCTAGAGGTAGAGTTAGTATTGCAGGAGTTAACGACAACTCAGCAAGAACAAGCGCTATTCAATCGCCGCATCCATGTAGGTTTTGCCCATCCACCTTTAGAAGACAACACTTTCAATCAAGAATGTATTCAGCAAGAAGGACTAATTGTAGCTTTGCTAGAAACTCATTTCTTAGCTAGACAAGAAAATATTTCAGTGCGCGAGCTAAAAGACGAAAATTTTATTATGTTCCCCCGCCATTTGGGCCCTGGACTTTACGATCAAATCCTGAGTCTTTGCCAGCAAGGAAATTTCAGCCCAAAAGTAACTCAAGAAGCAATCCAAATGCAGACAATCATCGGACTAGTGTCTGCGGGAATGGGGATTGCGATTATACCGTCTTCTTTGCAAAATCTTCAAAGGGCTGGTGTAGTTTATCGCACTTTAGAAGAAAAAACACCGTTAGTAGAAACGGCTGTAGTGTGGCGACAAGAGGATATGACACCTGTTTTACGGGAGTTTCTACAAATTGTCAGAAGTGTCTGTGGTGAATTAATCAGTTAAAAAGGCGATCGCCTCCATTAGATTGCTTTGATGTAACAAAGCTGCGGTGAAGATTGGTAATTACAGTTTTTCCAGATAGAAGATTGCACAAAAATCTGTCGATAATAGCTAGAGTTCTTGTTCTTGAGTGACAATCCACAACAAGTCTAACCACAACTGGGGATAAGCTTGCTTAAGATTTGAGAGTGGATCGCGCATTAAGTTATTGGCATTCAAGCAAACAACCTCAACTAGACCCAAATATTCTGCTACTTCTCTAATGAGATTTTTTTGTTCTACGACAGCACTAATTAGTCTATCAGGGCAGTAAATTCCAATGTATTTTGCATGACGGATACACGTTTTTAT contains:
- a CDS encoding LysR family transcriptional regulator, producing MELRHLRYFIAVAEELHFSRAAERLHIAQPPLSQQIQQLETELGVELFQRKTKRQVQLTEAGQVFLQEAYQLFAQLSKAIDLTQRTGRGEKGQLRVGFTSLVTYDLLPVILRRFREQFLEVELVLQELTTTQQEQALFNRRIHVGFAHPPLEDNTFNQECIQQEGLIVALLETHFLARQENISVRELKDENFIMFPRHLGPGLYDQILSLCQQGNFSPKVTQEAIQMQTIIGLVSAGMGIAIIPSSLQNLQRAGVVYRTLEEKTPLVETAVVWRQEDMTPVLREFLQIVRSVCGELIS